The following coding sequences lie in one Pontibacter sp. G13 genomic window:
- a CDS encoding ester cyclase gives MNLEQNKQNAIAFYRTAYEGDPRGAVEQYVGAQYIQHNPDVADGTEGFISYFERMQQEYPDKSIEFVRCIAEGDLVALHTHQTWPGNDQYVTMDFFRFDEQGKIVEHWDAIQQIPKQSANPNTMY, from the coding sequence ATGAATTTGGAGCAAAACAAACAGAACGCCATCGCCTTTTACCGCACGGCCTATGAAGGCGATCCTCGCGGCGCGGTCGAGCAATACGTCGGTGCGCAATACATCCAGCACAATCCCGATGTCGCGGATGGAACGGAGGGATTCATTTCCTACTTCGAGCGGATGCAACAGGAGTATCCCGATAAATCCATCGAATTCGTCCGGTGCATAGCGGAAGGCGATCTCGTTGCCCTGCACACGCACCAGACATGGCCGGGCAATGACCAATATGTGACCATGGATTTCTTCCGGTTTGACGAGCAAGGCAAGATCGTGGAGCATTGGGACGCCATCCAACAGATCCCCAAGCAGTCTGCCAATCCCAATACGATGTATTAG
- a CDS encoding CoA transferase subunit B: MLDKNGIAKRISKELQDGWYINLGIGIPTLIANYVPEDINVVFQSENGILGMGPFPYEGEEDADLINAGKQTITSLPGASIFDSATSFAMIRGKHIQLTVLGAMEVSDQGDIANWKIPGKMVKGMGGAMDLVASADNIIVAMMHTNKRGESKLLRQCTLPLTGVGCVKKVVTNLAVMDVTPDGFKLLERAPGVSVEEIVQATEGRLIVEGEIPEIQL, encoded by the coding sequence ATGCTAGACAAAAATGGAATTGCCAAACGCATTTCGAAGGAATTGCAGGATGGCTGGTATATCAACTTGGGGATTGGGATTCCTACCCTGATCGCCAATTACGTTCCGGAAGACATCAATGTCGTCTTCCAATCCGAAAACGGAATCCTCGGCATGGGACCATTTCCCTACGAAGGCGAGGAGGATGCGGACCTCATCAATGCAGGGAAGCAAACTATCACCTCCCTCCCCGGCGCGTCGATTTTTGATTCCGCTACGAGTTTTGCCATGATCCGCGGCAAGCATATCCAACTGACCGTTTTGGGTGCCATGGAGGTGTCTGATCAGGGCGATATCGCCAACTGGAAGATCCCCGGCAAAATGGTCAAAGGCATGGGAGGTGCAATGGATTTGGTGGCTTCTGCCGACAATATCATCGTGGCCATGATGCACACCAACAAGCGCGGAGAATCTAAGCTTCTTCGTCAATGCACCCTGCCGCTGACAGGGGTTGGCTGTGTGAAGAAAGTAGTGACCAACCTCGCCGTTATGGATGTAACCCCAGACGGATTCAAGCTGCTGGAACGAGCTCCGGGCGTATCCGTGGAAGAAATCGTCCAAGCGACCGAGGGACGCCTGATCGTCGAAGGAGAGATTCCGGAGATTCAGCTTTAA
- a CDS encoding polysaccharide deacetylase family protein, protein MSTRFPWVCLIALACLLSTCGLGSDSHSTEPTGPQIILKLDDLAYQSGLIHPGWIEVMDFLNEEEVIGTIGLIGKSLENASDDYHDWILDRHKEGHEIWNHGYCHCKPEVDGHEVREFQGTSYAYQLDQLTRTQQLAQEKLGLTLRTFGAPYNAVDSLTAQALSTIPELQIWLYKHTDAPTDKFLLNRIAEVNIEYPVHIPDFEQFKEGYRQFQDAPVLIIQGHPRSWVNEPDRMETFKQIIRFLKSEGVQFTTPWAYFQAQ, encoded by the coding sequence ATGTCTACTCGTTTTCCTTGGGTATGTCTGATCGCGTTGGCTTGTTTGTTATCGACGTGCGGACTCGGATCAGATTCTCATTCGACTGAACCTACTGGTCCGCAGATCATCCTCAAGCTGGACGACCTCGCCTATCAATCCGGCCTGATCCATCCCGGTTGGATCGAAGTCATGGATTTCCTCAACGAGGAGGAAGTCATCGGCACCATCGGGCTCATCGGCAAATCCCTCGAAAACGCATCGGACGATTATCACGACTGGATCTTGGACCGGCACAAGGAAGGCCATGAAATCTGGAATCACGGCTATTGCCATTGCAAACCTGAGGTCGATGGCCATGAGGTCCGCGAATTTCAAGGGACGAGCTATGCCTACCAGCTGGACCAGTTGACCCGAACGCAGCAATTGGCGCAGGAGAAGCTGGGATTGACGCTACGGACCTTTGGCGCGCCTTACAATGCGGTGGATTCATTGACAGCCCAAGCGCTCTCCACGATCCCTGAATTGCAGATCTGGCTCTACAAGCACACGGATGCACCCACCGACAAATTCCTGCTCAACCGGATTGCCGAGGTCAATATTGAATATCCGGTTCACATACCAGACTTCGAACAATTCAAGGAAGGATATCGGCAATTTCAAGATGCCCCAGTACTGATCATTCAGGGACATCCGAGAAGCTGGGTCAACGAACCCGATCGCATGGAGACCTTCAAGCAGATCATCCGATTCCTGAAATCCGAGGGCGTGCAATTCACCACACCTTGGGCATATTTTCAGGCTCAGTAA
- a CDS encoding DUF1905 domain-containing protein, with translation MDHFQARLILSKLAPRKGGYHHLVIPHEVVDQFPRGKKTRVICTLNESLSYACGFNHLGNGDFFIIVAKRYLKQLDLEGGEEVLVQIQTDPNPLGVDIPEVLQVLLAQDQEAESTFDQLTDGRKRTLIYMLQRIKSVDLAVQKCLAFLEEESPKMNRSQ, from the coding sequence ATGGATCATTTTCAGGCTCGGCTCATACTATCCAAGCTCGCTCCTCGGAAGGGAGGCTACCATCACTTGGTCATTCCGCATGAAGTCGTGGATCAATTCCCAAGAGGCAAGAAGACTCGCGTGATTTGCACATTAAATGAATCCCTCTCTTACGCCTGTGGCTTCAATCATCTAGGCAATGGGGATTTTTTCATTATCGTCGCCAAACGATACCTCAAGCAATTGGATCTGGAAGGAGGAGAAGAGGTTTTGGTGCAAATACAGACAGATCCCAATCCCTTGGGCGTGGACATTCCAGAAGTGCTTCAAGTATTGCTAGCCCAAGATCAGGAGGCAGAATCCACGTTCGATCAATTGACTGATGGGAGGAAGCGTACCCTCATCTATATGCTCCAACGCATCAAATCTGTGGACCTAGCCGTGCAGAAATGTCTGGCATTTCTGGAAGAAGAATCCCCTAAAATGAACCGCTCCCAATAG
- a CDS encoding cytochrome b/b6 domain-containing protein, whose amino-acid sequence MQDIPQTTEQTSAPSTYSKRTVWIHWVSALLIFGLIYTGINMEHGEHAPAKFDLYRIHFGMGVIVFVLTIIRTLALFRDPRPAHLYRPGSFHQRFIAFVHRGFYVVILWMCVSGIASLFLEGIMPAILSGQFADLPEIGLDGFHPIMLSHHIVAKFVFLLLIFHLVGFVMHLIRKQENTLPRVWSK is encoded by the coding sequence ATGCAGGATATCCCCCAAACCACCGAGCAAACGTCCGCCCCATCCACCTATAGCAAACGCACCGTCTGGATCCACTGGGTGTCCGCCTTGCTGATCTTTGGGTTGATCTACACCGGCATCAACATGGAACACGGCGAGCATGCTCCTGCCAAATTTGACTTGTATCGAATTCATTTTGGAATGGGGGTGATTGTCTTTGTGCTGACGATCATCCGGACCCTTGCACTCTTCCGTGATCCACGTCCTGCCCATCTGTACCGCCCGGGTTCCTTTCACCAGCGGTTCATTGCTTTTGTCCATCGCGGATTCTATGTGGTGATTCTGTGGATGTGTGTTTCGGGTATTGCCTCGCTCTTTTTGGAGGGCATCATGCCAGCCATCCTGAGCGGCCAGTTTGCGGACTTGCCAGAAATAGGCTTAGATGGATTTCACCCGATCATGTTGTCTCATCACATAGTAGCGAAGTTCGTCTTCCTGCTCCTGATCTTCCATCTGGTGGGATTTGTGATGCATCTGATACGCAAACAGGAAAATACCCTGCCGAGAGTCTGGTCCAAATAG
- a CDS encoding Crp/Fnr family transcriptional regulator: MKSSFRNFLSQFDLLTESEIEEMVRIASPRHLNRGDYLIQAGMVCQEVAFVVSGVVRSYYHTLSGEEVTYCFRFQDGFLAAYSSFISQKPTSEYLQAISPTELLVISKSEIHRLENSSVNFLRFFKFMAEQEFIAMEARIFQLQQKSSESRYRDLIENHPEYLHLIPLNHLASYIGVTQRHLSRIRGSIRN; the protein is encoded by the coding sequence ATGAAATCCAGCTTCCGAAACTTCCTGTCCCAATTTGACTTATTGACCGAATCCGAAATCGAGGAAATGGTCAGAATCGCCTCTCCCAGACATTTGAATCGGGGGGATTACCTCATCCAAGCCGGAATGGTCTGTCAGGAGGTGGCATTTGTGGTTTCGGGGGTCGTACGATCCTACTATCACACACTTTCTGGGGAGGAAGTCACGTATTGCTTTAGGTTTCAAGATGGCTTTCTGGCAGCCTATTCCTCCTTCATTTCGCAGAAACCCACCAGCGAATATCTCCAAGCCATCTCGCCTACGGAGCTTTTGGTGATCTCCAAATCAGAGATTCACCGCCTGGAGAATTCCAGCGTCAATTTCCTCCGATTCTTCAAGTTCATGGCCGAACAGGAATTCATTGCCATGGAGGCGCGCATTTTCCAGTTGCAGCAAAAAAGCTCTGAGTCGCGATATCGAGACCTCATCGAGAATCACCCAGAGTATCTTCATCTGATCCCCCTGAATCATCTGGCCTCCTACATCGGGGTCACTCAGCGACATTTGAGTCGAATTCGAGGCTCCATCCGAAATTAG
- a CDS encoding CoA transferase subunit A, producing MNKVVQDAKAAIQGIEDNMTLMLGGFGLCGIPENSIQALVDAGVTGLTCISNNAGVDDFGLGLLLQKRQIRKMISSYVGENAEFERQMLSGELEVDLIPQGSLAARCQAGGSGVPAFFTPAGYGTEVGAGKEVRYFDGKPHILEHALTADFAIVKAWKGDRFGNLIYKGTARNFNPLMAMAGKITIAEVEELVEPGELDPNFIHTPGIFVQRIFQGKDYEKRIEQRTVRTRS from the coding sequence ATGAATAAAGTCGTACAAGACGCAAAAGCGGCCATACAAGGAATCGAGGACAACATGACCCTCATGCTCGGGGGATTCGGGTTGTGCGGCATTCCAGAAAACAGCATCCAAGCCTTGGTGGATGCAGGAGTGACAGGCCTTACCTGCATCTCCAACAATGCCGGGGTAGATGACTTTGGATTGGGATTGCTTCTCCAGAAGCGCCAAATCCGGAAAATGATCTCCTCCTATGTCGGCGAAAATGCCGAATTCGAACGCCAGATGCTGTCTGGTGAATTGGAAGTGGACTTGATCCCGCAAGGCTCTCTGGCAGCAAGATGCCAAGCGGGTGGAAGCGGAGTTCCTGCATTCTTCACCCCCGCAGGTTACGGTACGGAAGTGGGAGCAGGCAAGGAGGTGCGCTACTTCGACGGGAAGCCACACATCTTGGAGCATGCGCTCACAGCAGATTTCGCTATCGTCAAAGCTTGGAAAGGAGACCGATTCGGCAACCTAATCTACAAAGGCACGGCGCGTAACTTCAATCCACTCATGGCCATGGCAGGCAAAATCACGATTGCCGAGGTCGAGGAATTGGTGGAACCGGGAGAGCTTGACCCCAACTTCATCCATACCCCGGGGATCTTCGTCCAGCGAATTTTCCAAGGGAAAGATTACGAAAAACGCATCGAGCAACGCACTGTCAGAACTCGCTCCTAA
- a CDS encoding NAD(P)H-dependent oxidoreductase, producing the protein MKNILIINGHPDKESFNFALAEAYRKGAESQSVEITQINLSELTFDPNLRFGYRQRTELEPDLKNAIEAIKAADHLVWFFPMWWYSTPAILKGFIDRTFLPGITYLPIEGKPLPKKLLKGKTARIVVTADSPGWYNRFIMGSPAIKQFKKGTLEFCGVKPVKVTYIAPIKDSTAVFRKKWLDKLTQIGANLG; encoded by the coding sequence ATGAAGAACATACTGATCATCAACGGACACCCAGACAAGGAGAGCTTCAATTTCGCATTGGCAGAAGCCTATCGAAAAGGCGCGGAGTCTCAGTCCGTCGAAATCACCCAAATCAACCTCTCGGAACTGACATTTGATCCCAACCTTCGATTCGGCTATCGCCAGCGTACCGAGCTGGAGCCCGATCTCAAAAACGCTATCGAAGCAATCAAGGCAGCGGATCATCTGGTCTGGTTTTTCCCGATGTGGTGGTACAGCACACCAGCCATCCTGAAAGGGTTTATCGACCGGACTTTCCTGCCGGGGATCACATATCTCCCCATCGAGGGAAAGCCCCTCCCCAAAAAGCTCCTCAAAGGCAAAACCGCCCGGATCGTGGTGACTGCTGATAGTCCAGGCTGGTACAACCGCTTCATCATGGGAAGTCCCGCCATCAAGCAGTTCAAAAAAGGGACGCTTGAATTTTGCGGTGTGAAACCCGTCAAAGTCACCTATATCGCTCCGATCAAGGATTCGACAGCAGTATTTCGGAAAAAATGGTTGGACAAGCTCACTCAAATTGGCGCAAACCTCGGTTGA
- a CDS encoding PKD domain-containing protein, translating into MNRYVLPILTMLWLVGAQISTHAANVVLEFLTPSGQFVHGENATFYIEIGGSTVTQVISQPINHVLYHHTGILVDYNPSGTRVWYDYLDPCTQSILSDTFTITSKYDHHYGTVMVCDDPSPCAYAFSYIRHTNYILRFGSFGNVSTEHKIHSWDFGDGSTSNLQNPIHLFAGGTYWVQLTVTDPVTGCTDTYGDSVNISDSPVLNCDLWFGMISTQNAVSCLSDYFWSSNLGDIHWDFGDGTTASGVEANHQYAVADTYLITMTYTDTAQNCSQTYTRQFVGGGTTECQTAIRFHRAPNEWVYFYGMAATDTPVVSWLWDFGDGNTSTQKSPVHQYASPGAYTVTLDITTASGCSSSAFPMLVETNSGNCLTGINSTQTGPGAYIFTPDLMGNVSSTLKHQLSVVNGYSPFHSGHYNSVFPVQFNGVGVHEVCLTTYDTLGHCVSTICDTVNVTTTLSGKVYAGGNLIDEGMVFLYQATPSLELADSAKVSQGNYEFEVSKTGEYLLLAKLSPSSPLMSMYEATYYGDTQASDDAAFVEIVLDPASDLDIHLVASQTLSLNQSLDGRQLKTYPNPTKDQLHIEFTQPTPAPVAWKLMDIRGAVLVSGMETAPQTDWKTSVNLAEIAAGVYLLEVSGPSGRMTRKVQIIK; encoded by the coding sequence ATGAATCGTTATGTTTTACCGATCTTGACGATGCTATGGTTAGTGGGAGCCCAGATCTCCACACATGCCGCAAACGTCGTACTTGAATTCCTGACTCCCTCTGGACAATTCGTTCACGGAGAAAACGCCACTTTTTACATTGAAATAGGCGGAAGCACCGTAACCCAAGTTATTTCCCAACCGATCAACCATGTTTTGTACCATCATACTGGGATTCTCGTGGACTACAACCCATCTGGCACACGGGTCTGGTATGACTATTTGGACCCCTGTACACAGTCCATTCTTTCGGATACTTTCACAATCACCTCCAAATACGACCACCATTATGGTACGGTGATGGTATGTGATGATCCCAGTCCATGTGCGTATGCATTCTCATATATTCGGCATACGAACTACATTTTACGTTTTGGATCATTCGGCAACGTGTCTACCGAACATAAAATCCATAGTTGGGATTTTGGAGATGGTAGCACTTCGAATCTTCAAAATCCTATCCATTTGTTTGCGGGAGGTACTTATTGGGTTCAATTGACTGTCACTGATCCGGTAACGGGATGTACCGACACCTATGGAGATTCAGTAAACATCTCTGATTCACCGGTATTGAATTGTGACCTATGGTTTGGGATGATTTCAACCCAAAACGCAGTCAGTTGCCTCTCTGATTATTTCTGGTCTTCAAATCTAGGGGATATCCACTGGGATTTTGGAGATGGTACAACTGCAAGCGGAGTGGAAGCCAACCATCAATATGCAGTGGCCGACACATACCTGATCACCATGACCTATACCGACACAGCACAAAACTGCTCACAGACCTATACTCGGCAATTTGTTGGAGGTGGCACCACCGAATGCCAAACTGCGATCAGGTTCCATCGGGCACCTAATGAGTGGGTGTATTTCTACGGTATGGCAGCAACGGATACCCCCGTTGTAAGTTGGCTGTGGGACTTTGGGGATGGCAATACCAGCACCCAGAAATCTCCAGTTCATCAGTACGCATCACCCGGGGCATATACTGTGACATTGGATATCACGACAGCTTCTGGATGTTCCAGCAGTGCCTTCCCAATGTTGGTAGAAACGAATTCCGGCAATTGCCTGACGGGGATTAATTCCACACAAACAGGACCCGGTGCCTACATCTTCACGCCCGATTTGATGGGAAATGTTTCTTCTACCCTGAAGCACCAGCTATCGGTCGTCAATGGCTATAGTCCTTTTCATTCGGGTCATTACAACAGCGTATTCCCTGTGCAGTTCAATGGCGTTGGAGTCCATGAAGTGTGTCTTACCACCTACGATACGCTTGGTCATTGCGTCTCCACGATTTGCGATACTGTGAACGTAACCACTACCCTGAGTGGAAAGGTTTATGCAGGGGGCAACCTAATAGACGAAGGCATGGTGTTTCTTTATCAGGCAACACCAAGTCTGGAACTCGCAGATTCGGCGAAGGTCTCCCAAGGCAATTATGAGTTCGAAGTTTCCAAAACGGGAGAATATCTACTCTTGGCCAAACTATCCCCATCATCTCCCCTGATGAGCATGTATGAGGCGACGTACTACGGGGATACCCAAGCGTCTGACGATGCTGCTTTTGTCGAAATCGTCCTAGATCCTGCCTCAGATCTCGACATACATTTGGTTGCCTCGCAAACCCTCTCCCTAAACCAAAGCTTAGATGGCCGCCAACTGAAGACGTACCCCAACCCCACCAAGGATCAGCTCCACATTGAGTTCACTCAACCTACCCCGGCTCCTGTCGCATGGAAATTGATGGATATCCGAGGAGCCGTCTTGGTTAGTGGAATGGAAACCGCGCCACAAACGGATTGGAAGACATCGGTCAACTTGGCAGAAATAGCGGCCGGAGTTTATCTGTTGGAAGTGAGTGGTCCATCTGGCCGGATGACCAGAAAGGTACAGATCATCAAATAA
- a CDS encoding Crp/Fnr family transcriptional regulator, with protein MIHAEILSSIEGHYGPLPKGCREVLETQTQILELDKGTPLVQAGQISDKTYYVAQGVARAYLLKDGRDISDWFAFEHEFISPIHSYFRAVPSPHFIETVEPSILLEINQSTLRHLTDTYREFDRMEKEVVIRTFLNLQQRIASMQFESAQQKYQSLLEMRPDITQRVPLIHIASYLGITIETLSRIRSPKAR; from the coding sequence ATGATCCACGCCGAAATCCTCTCCTCGATCGAGGGCCACTATGGTCCGCTGCCCAAAGGTTGCCGCGAAGTGTTGGAGACGCAGACACAGATCTTGGAATTGGACAAGGGGACCCCTCTGGTTCAAGCGGGTCAGATTTCAGACAAGACCTACTACGTCGCACAAGGCGTTGCACGTGCCTATCTCCTCAAGGATGGACGGGACATTTCGGATTGGTTTGCATTTGAGCATGAATTCATCAGTCCGATCCACAGCTACTTCCGAGCAGTGCCCAGTCCCCACTTTATCGAGACTGTGGAGCCTAGTATCCTGCTTGAAATCAATCAGTCAACTCTCCGCCATCTCACCGATACCTATCGGGAATTTGACCGCATGGAAAAGGAGGTGGTCATCCGGACCTTCCTCAATCTACAGCAGCGGATCGCCTCCATGCAGTTTGAGTCCGCCCAACAGAAATACCAAAGCTTGCTGGAAATGCGCCCAGACATCACCCAGCGGGTTCCACTCATCCATATCGCTTCCTATCTCGGGATCACCATCGAGACCTTGAGCAGGATCAGATCTCCCAAAGCAAGGTGA
- a CDS encoding GNAT family N-acetyltransferase, translated as MTSTIRPYQTSDFPDLLSMMQAHIPTFFAAEELAEYQAYLANEREDYFVFEEQGRILAGGGINYFPDERTARISWDVVHPDHMGKGIGAQLTRHRIEHIRRQKAFDQIIVRTSQLVYPFYERQGFKLFFTERDFWAPGFDLYQMELTLR; from the coding sequence ATGACCTCCACCATTCGGCCATATCAGACTTCTGACTTTCCAGACCTGCTCTCCATGATGCAGGCGCACATCCCTACCTTTTTTGCTGCGGAAGAATTGGCCGAGTACCAAGCGTATTTAGCGAATGAACGTGAGGACTATTTCGTCTTCGAGGAACAGGGGAGAATTCTCGCTGGAGGCGGAATCAATTATTTTCCTGACGAACGCACGGCACGCATTTCCTGGGATGTCGTCCACCCTGATCACATGGGCAAGGGAATCGGCGCCCAATTGACTCGTCATCGGATCGAACACATCCGTCGCCAAAAAGCATTCGATCAGATCATCGTGCGCACCTCGCAGTTGGTTTATCCCTTTTATGAGCGTCAAGGGTTCAAACTTTTTTTTACGGAGAGAGACTTCTGGGCGCCAGGATTCGACCTCTACCAGATGGAACTGACCCTTCGCTAG
- a CDS encoding alpha/beta hydrolase-fold protein: MHRSLLFLFAVGILVSCQPTASDNPQDCPVNQTATIGLRDSIQSTALGEKRYLNYYLPAGYQVDSAATYPVVYLLDGSKHEDFPHIAGLMQFLNMYEIAPKMIVVGIENVDRYRDFTYPSKNKLDLEEMPTSGGSAAFMQFIEEELQPHITQKLRTTAPRTLIGQSMGGLLATEVLMRKPDLFEQYFIISPSLWWDDQSLVPEMPTYFQSHPELNKRVFVSLGEEHPVMHEVADKLVEAMRNSENPSLEVHYEPILTENHATILHKAVYLGFERLYPKQEDE, from the coding sequence ATGCACAGATCTCTCTTGTTCCTATTCGCAGTAGGAATACTCGTAAGTTGCCAACCTACGGCTTCAGACAACCCTCAAGATTGCCCCGTCAACCAAACAGCCACCATCGGCCTACGGGACAGCATCCAATCCACGGCACTCGGCGAAAAACGGTACCTCAACTACTACCTACCAGCAGGATATCAAGTAGATTCAGCAGCAACCTACCCCGTGGTCTATTTGCTGGACGGTTCCAAGCACGAGGATTTCCCACATATCGCAGGGCTCATGCAATTCCTGAACATGTATGAGATTGCGCCCAAAATGATCGTAGTTGGAATCGAAAATGTGGATCGGTATCGCGATTTCACCTATCCCAGTAAAAATAAGCTGGATCTCGAAGAAATGCCCACGAGCGGAGGTTCGGCGGCATTCATGCAATTCATCGAGGAAGAGCTCCAGCCCCATATCACGCAAAAACTCAGGACCACTGCTCCCAGAACGCTTATCGGACAAAGCATGGGGGGCTTGTTGGCCACCGAAGTCTTGATGCGCAAGCCCGATCTTTTCGAGCAATATTTCATTATCAGCCCTTCCCTCTGGTGGGATGATCAGTCTCTTGTCCCAGAAATGCCGACGTATTTCCAATCCCACCCAGAATTGAACAAACGGGTATTTGTGTCGCTTGGGGAAGAGCATCCAGTCATGCATGAGGTGGCGGACAAACTTGTGGAAGCCATGCGAAATTCTGAGAATCCATCGCTAGAAGTTCATTACGAGCCTATCTTGACCGAAAATCACGCCACGATCTTGCACAAAGCGGTATATCTGGGTTTCGAGCGCTTGTATCCCAAGCAAGAGGATGAGTAA
- the adhP gene encoding alcohol dehydrogenase AdhP yields the protein MPKEMKAAVARAFGAPLDVCGVDRPAVQPGKIVVKVEASGVCHTDLHAVEGDWPVKPNPPFIPGHEGVGYVAEVGQGVTAVKEGDRVGIPWLHTACGHCRHCLGGWETLCGEQQNTGYSVNGGFAEYVLADPNYVGHLPDGLEFAPAAPILCAGVTVYKGLKETEAKPGQTVVVSGIGGLGHLAVQYARAMGMHVIAVDIADDKLELAKQLGAEMVINALKTDPIAEVQAVGGAEGVLVTAVGRESFSQGVGMLARGGTMSLVGLPPGDFPLPIFDTVLSRKTIRGSIVGTRLDLAESLQFAAEGKVASHYSMDKMDHINAIFDRMRAGAITGRIVMTI from the coding sequence ATGCCTAAAGAGATGAAAGCAGCGGTAGCCAGAGCGTTTGGGGCCCCGCTAGATGTGTGCGGAGTGGACCGGCCTGCTGTACAGCCCGGCAAAATCGTGGTCAAGGTGGAAGCGAGCGGAGTGTGTCATACCGACCTGCATGCAGTGGAAGGGGACTGGCCCGTGAAGCCCAATCCGCCTTTTATCCCCGGCCATGAAGGGGTGGGATATGTGGCGGAAGTAGGGCAAGGAGTCACTGCTGTGAAGGAAGGCGATCGAGTGGGAATTCCTTGGTTGCATACCGCTTGTGGTCATTGCAGGCATTGCCTCGGTGGTTGGGAAACCCTCTGTGGCGAGCAGCAAAATACGGGTTACAGCGTGAATGGTGGCTTTGCGGAATATGTCTTGGCAGATCCCAACTATGTGGGGCACTTGCCGGATGGGCTCGAATTTGCTCCTGCGGCTCCCATTCTTTGTGCAGGGGTGACGGTTTACAAGGGCTTGAAAGAGACCGAAGCCAAACCCGGGCAGACAGTCGTGGTCTCCGGAATCGGGGGCCTGGGGCATTTGGCAGTCCAATATGCCCGTGCGATGGGGATGCATGTCATTGCAGTGGATATTGCGGATGATAAGCTAGAACTAGCCAAGCAACTCGGCGCAGAGATGGTGATCAATGCGCTCAAGACTGATCCCATCGCAGAAGTGCAAGCGGTGGGAGGTGCCGAAGGCGTGCTCGTGACAGCCGTCGGACGAGAATCCTTTTCACAGGGGGTCGGCATGCTGGCTCGTGGAGGTACCATGAGTTTGGTTGGTCTTCCTCCGGGGGATTTCCCGCTGCCAATTTTCGATACGGTCCTTTCCCGAAAGACGATCCGTGGGTCCATTGTCGGCACCCGTCTCGATCTGGCTGAATCGCTGCAATTTGCAGCTGAGGGCAAGGTCGCAAGTCATTATTCGATGGATAAAATGGATCATATCAACGCGATTTTCGATCGGATGCGAGCAGGGGCGATCACTGGACGAATCGTAATGACGATCTAG